In the uncultured Campylobacter sp. genome, one interval contains:
- a CDS encoding HD domain-containing protein, whose amino-acid sequence MISAQLIEHIFKAASISRWNDYPKMTNLVELDKQAHKFIIAYFIAKLEHNADMNYIIEAGIFEFLARVVVTDIRPDVFHQMQKTKNEQINAWVLGILEGLVKDVEGGKFLERMRRYLTHKDKAHAKERLILKAASYLATRWEFSIVYQTSKFLSDIDELKARVEEELEDYYELIGVRKIVMNQKLAKLVDLAGRLRFQKRWAQTPRIPETAVLGHMLVVAILSYFYSLEVKACKSRLENNFFCALFHDLPESLTRDIISPVKYGIEGLNEIISEYEMRLIDEKILPFVPENFRDEFSYILGIRMEGGKFIKNEFENRICEKKPLHHEGTMENVNEDKFNAIDGKALKFCDKLAAFFEAGISISYGVKSNELTEGFNNMDKFFQKNQSLDGVNFSKICDDFKEHFSLLQV is encoded by the coding sequence ATGATAAGCGCGCAGCTGATCGAGCACATCTTTAAAGCCGCGTCCATCTCGCGCTGGAACGACTATCCTAAGATGACGAATTTAGTCGAGCTTGATAAGCAGGCACATAAATTTATCATCGCGTATTTTATCGCAAAACTCGAGCATAATGCCGATATGAACTACATCATCGAGGCGGGTATTTTCGAGTTTCTCGCACGCGTCGTGGTCACGGATATACGCCCCGATGTGTTTCATCAGATGCAAAAAACTAAAAACGAGCAGATAAACGCCTGGGTACTTGGGATACTAGAAGGGCTCGTAAAGGATGTCGAGGGCGGTAAATTTTTAGAGCGAATGCGCCGCTATCTCACGCACAAAGACAAAGCTCATGCCAAAGAGCGCCTGATCCTAAAGGCCGCTAGCTACCTCGCTACTCGCTGGGAGTTTTCGATCGTTTATCAAACGAGTAAATTTTTAAGCGACATAGACGAGCTAAAAGCGCGCGTGGAGGAGGAGCTGGAGGATTACTACGAGCTAATAGGCGTGCGTAAAATCGTGATGAATCAAAAGCTAGCCAAGCTAGTCGATCTAGCCGGCAGACTGCGCTTTCAAAAGCGCTGGGCGCAGACGCCTCGCATCCCTGAAACGGCGGTTTTAGGCCATATGTTAGTCGTTGCGATTTTGAGTTATTTTTACTCGCTTGAGGTTAAGGCCTGCAAATCAAGGCTAGAAAATAACTTCTTTTGCGCGCTTTTTCACGACCTACCCGAGTCGCTAACGCGCGATATAATCAGCCCCGTAAAATACGGTATCGAAGGGCTAAACGAGATAATCAGCGAATATGAAATGCGCCTGATAGACGAGAAAATTTTGCCTTTCGTGCCTGAAAATTTTAGAGACGAGTTTAGCTATATCCTGGGCATCCGTATGGAAGGCGGCAAATTTATCAAAAACGAGTTTGAAAACAGAATTTGCGAGAAAAAACCTCTGCATCACGAGGGCACGATGGAAAACGTAAACGAGGATAAATTTAATGCCATCGACGGCAAAGCGCTTAAATTTTGCGATAAACTCGCGGCGTTTTTCGAGGCTGGGATCTCGATCAGCTACGGCGTGAAGTCAAACGAACTAACCGAAGGCTTTAATAATATGGATAAATTTTTTCAGAAAAATCAGAGCTTGGACGGAGTGAATTTTTCAAAAATCTGCGATGATTTTAAGGAGCATTTTTCACTTTTGCAGGTTTAA
- a CDS encoding EAL domain-containing protein gives MLKSELKERSHRFKTALEVSSILFFSIIILVYIFIKKEEVKFDADDIILITILVLCQVYFTVYKIYQSFQTSTLDQITKAFSRDEILRLLSKQASKFKGKSGGNAVMLKIENLNDLNERYSFVSTDILLKRLVERLEKFLNEKVSKNTLIGRYSNEYFLIFCESKNTELLHLLSVFEKSLLNDGIYNIELKIKFDAVDINHSASLKNTVSYLIQKLNEEDSDDKVDVTDDLEKDVCNCIDMQRFIFQTQLVKSLRFGQNLKNVLIKIYTDMQGLVSKRKVQNIANKNGYEVLFDINIIKKLSEIKFKDNDPLMIEISSVSLRNIKFINFIKEFAQMGKIDPNRVIFEFSEKLVYDEINRFKEILTEYKNLGFRFALNKFGGNNAGFEYFKFLPIDFVIYDIEFNKNIKNDKFKTLFENLNLTAKRLGVKTIVRFVENEEFFNVVERYQTDFAQGFFIEKPKEI, from the coding sequence ATGCTAAAATCAGAGCTAAAAGAGAGATCCCATCGGTTTAAAACCGCGCTTGAAGTATCTTCGATACTTTTTTTTAGTATTATCATTTTAGTTTATATTTTTATTAAAAAAGAAGAGGTTAAATTTGACGCCGATGACATTATTTTGATCACGATTTTGGTTTTGTGTCAGGTTTATTTTACGGTTTATAAAATTTATCAAAGCTTTCAAACAAGTACGTTAGATCAGATAACCAAGGCCTTTAGTAGAGATGAAATTTTACGCCTACTTTCAAAACAGGCTTCTAAATTTAAAGGCAAGAGCGGCGGTAATGCGGTAATGCTAAAGATCGAAAATTTAAATGATCTAAACGAGCGTTATAGCTTTGTAAGCACCGATATTTTGTTAAAACGATTAGTTGAGCGGCTGGAAAAATTTTTAAATGAAAAGGTCTCTAAAAACACGCTTATCGGCAGATATTCAAACGAGTATTTTTTGATCTTTTGTGAGAGTAAAAATACCGAGTTACTCCATCTTTTAAGCGTTTTTGAGAAGAGTCTTTTAAACGACGGGATTTATAATATCGAGTTAAAGATTAAATTTGACGCTGTAGATATAAACCACTCCGCAAGCCTTAAAAACACGGTTTCTTATCTCATCCAAAAGCTAAACGAAGAAGATAGCGACGATAAAGTAGACGTTACCGACGACCTTGAAAAAGACGTCTGCAACTGCATCGATATGCAAAGATTTATTTTTCAAACTCAGCTCGTTAAAAGCCTTCGTTTTGGACAAAATTTAAAAAACGTTTTGATCAAAATTTATACCGATATGCAAGGCCTAGTCTCAAAGCGAAAAGTACAAAATATCGCAAATAAAAACGGCTACGAGGTGCTTTTTGATATAAACATTATTAAAAAATTATCCGAAATTAAATTTAAAGATAACGATCCGCTTATGATAGAAATTTCATCCGTCTCGCTTAGAAATATAAAATTTATAAATTTTATAAAAGAGTTCGCGCAGATGGGAAAAATCGATCCAAATCGCGTTATTTTCGAGTTTAGCGAGAAGCTAGTGTATGACGAGATAAATAGATTTAAAGAAATTTTAACGGAGTATAAAAATCTAGGTTTTCGCTTTGCGCTAAATAAATTCGGCGGTAATAATGCCGGATTTGAGTATTTTAAATTTTTGCCGATAGATTTTGTTATCTACGACATAGAATTTAACAAAAATATCAAAAACGACAAATTTAAAACTCTGTTTGAAAATCTAAATTTAACCGCAAAAAGATTAGGCGTGAAGACTATTGTGAGATTTGTGGAGAACGAGGAGTTCTTTAACGTCGTGGAGCGCTATCAGACCGACTTCGCGCAGGGCTTTTTCATAGAAAAGCCAAAAGAAATTTAA
- the tpx gene encoding thiol peroxidase: MTKVKFHGADVALKGEEVFVGSYAPEVSLVGQDLGEFKVGGNNGIEILVAVPSLDTGVCATETRKFNEKMAAKEAIKLSVISMDLPFAMGRFCSTEGIKNLKVGSDFRAKEFGEKYGIIIGEGPLAGLLARAVFVIKDGVIIHKQIVPEITDEPNYDAVFDAIKSSGGCGCGCM; encoded by the coding sequence ATGACAAAAGTCAAATTTCACGGCGCAGACGTTGCGCTAAAAGGCGAAGAGGTATTCGTGGGCTCATATGCGCCCGAAGTCTCGCTCGTAGGGCAGGATCTGGGCGAGTTTAAAGTCGGCGGTAACAACGGCATCGAGATATTAGTCGCCGTTCCGTCGCTAGATACGGGCGTTTGCGCGACGGAAACGCGTAAATTTAACGAAAAAATGGCAGCCAAAGAGGCGATCAAACTAAGCGTGATTTCGATGGATCTGCCGTTTGCGATGGGTAGATTTTGCTCTACGGAGGGCATTAAAAATTTAAAAGTCGGTAGCGATTTTAGAGCTAAAGAGTTTGGCGAAAAATACGGCATAATCATCGGCGAAGGGCCGCTTGCGGGGCTTTTAGCTAGAGCAGTTTTCGTCATCAAAGACGGCGTTATAATCCACAAACAAATCGTTCCAGAAATCACGGACGAGCCCAACTACGACGCGGTATTTGACGCGATAAAATCAAGCGGAGGCTGCGGCTGCGGGTGTATGTAA
- a CDS encoding anaerobic ribonucleoside-triphosphate reductase activating protein has protein sequence MKDADFPLYSLTPFTTLDYPDKTACIAWFAGCNMRCAYCYNVPIVTGEGQISRAEFIKFLDKRKGKLSGVVFSGGECTLSPAFLPLAREVKSRGFSLKVDTNGSNLTAIGQAISLNLIDYIALDFKAPKEKFLKVAGSNLYKNFLQTLEFLLQTGFKFEVRTTVHADLLDEADISAMSEILYEHGYRGVYYLQNFLDTGENFGNLTQAKAKFDPNLIRSNLEIGLRNF, from the coding sequence GTGAAAGACGCTGATTTTCCGCTTTACTCGCTCACTCCATTTACGACCCTAGACTACCCCGACAAAACGGCCTGTATAGCGTGGTTTGCAGGCTGCAACATGCGCTGTGCATACTGCTACAACGTCCCTATCGTCACGGGCGAAGGACAGATCAGCCGTGCCGAGTTTATCAAATTTTTAGACAAGCGCAAAGGTAAGCTTAGCGGCGTGGTTTTTAGCGGCGGCGAATGTACGCTTAGCCCGGCGTTTTTGCCGCTAGCTCGCGAAGTAAAGTCGCGCGGTTTTTCACTCAAAGTAGATACCAACGGCTCAAACTTGACCGCGATTGGGCAGGCTATCTCGCTAAATTTGATCGACTACATCGCGCTTGATTTTAAAGCGCCGAAGGAGAAATTTCTAAAGGTTGCGGGCTCAAATTTGTATAAAAACTTCTTGCAAACGCTTGAGTTTTTGTTGCAAACTGGCTTTAAATTTGAGGTTAGAACGACGGTACATGCGGACTTGCTAGACGAGGCCGATATCTCTGCCATGAGCGAGATTTTGTACGAGCACGGATATAGAGGCGTTTACTATCTACAAAATTTTCTCGACACTGGCGAAAATTTTGGAAATTTGACGCAGGCGAAGGCTAAATTTGATCCAAATTTGATACGTTCAAATTTAGAAATAGGGCTTAGAAATTTTTAG
- the nrdD gene encoding anaerobic ribonucleoside-triphosphate reductase yields the protein MSDKEILASLEAKRTKCVVYTRVMGYHRPVESFNLGKKGEHKERVKFCERKA from the coding sequence ATGAGCGACAAAGAAATCTTAGCTTCTCTTGAAGCAAAACGCACTAAATGCGTCGTTTACACCCGCGTAATGGGCTATCACCGCCCTGTAGAGAGCTTTAACCTCGGTAAAAAAGGCGAGCATAAAGAGCGCGTCAAATTTTGCGAACGCAAAGCCTAA
- a CDS encoding SIR2 family protein: MKKKKIILDDKDKQYKSCPEIASKISQKILENNDEIKTLEEASNKLKTQISALTAWYPNQKQRDDYSQILKKLEPKCIITTNYDLILENLLPENSISLGPNDILTSSKYKIPIYHLHGIRTDPNSIIITKEDYTKLFRPNEYRLQKLSLLFKESTTLIIGYGIGDSNVLTALDWSENVYQNNNKIYYPNGIIQLLYKRNNPNPEPIIQENGIITLEIDSILDIMKELSDFIERNKEKYNKEKLEINNFRSELINADDNFIEDFINNKNKRIEHIDKVQNNSEFVIEAFLQLLTKVFDKCWSRTLLKNNFKSYDEILIIVLDILLKMPFNKMSPALFGSIAHNLGRVSRYIGPDPGQSYAANNTWNKYKDEIQDTIKKELLLYYKQGPYQCNMDKLLNN; this comes from the coding sequence GTGAAGAAGAAAAAAATTATACTAGATGATAAAGATAAACAGTATAAGTCATGCCCAGAAATTGCTTCGAAAATAAGTCAAAAAATTTTAGAAAATAACGATGAAATAAAAACATTAGAAGAAGCAAGTAATAAGTTAAAAACACAAATAAGTGCTTTAACAGCTTGGTATCCTAATCAAAAACAAAGAGACGATTATTCTCAAATTTTAAAAAAATTAGAACCAAAGTGTATAATTACAACAAATTATGATTTAATTTTAGAAAATTTGTTACCAGAAAATTCAATCTCACTAGGTCCAAATGACATATTAACATCATCAAAGTATAAAATTCCAATATATCACTTGCATGGAATAAGAACAGATCCAAACTCAATTATTATAACCAAAGAAGATTATACAAAACTATTTAGACCAAATGAATATAGATTACAAAAGCTGTCTTTGCTTTTTAAAGAATCGACCACATTAATTATCGGTTATGGTATTGGGGATTCAAATGTTTTAACGGCGCTAGACTGGTCAGAAAACGTATATCAAAATAATAATAAAATATACTATCCAAACGGAATAATACAGTTATTATATAAAAGAAATAATCCAAATCCTGAGCCTATAATTCAAGAAAATGGAATTATTACATTAGAAATTGACTCCATTCTTGACATAATGAAAGAGTTGAGTGATTTTATAGAAAGAAATAAAGAAAAATACAACAAAGAAAAACTTGAAATAAATAATTTTAGAAGCGAATTAATTAATGCTGATGATAATTTCATAGAAGATTTTATAAATAATAAAAATAAAAGAATAGAACACATTGATAAAGTTCAAAATAATAGTGAATTTGTAATAGAAGCGTTCTTGCAACTATTAACAAAAGTATTTGACAAATGTTGGAGCCGAACACTTTTAAAAAATAACTTCAAGTCGTATGATGAAATACTTATAATAGTACTAGATATATTACTTAAAATGCCATTTAACAAAATGTCTCCAGCTTTATTCGGAAGTATAGCGCATAATTTAGGTAGAGTTTCTCGTTATATAGGACCAGATCCGGGGCAAAGTTATGCTGCTAATAACACTTGGAATAAGTACAAAGATGAAATACAAGATACAATAAAAAAGGAACTGTTGTTGTACTATAAACAAGGCCCGTATCAATGTAATATGGATAAGCTTTTAAATAATTAA
- the gyrB gene encoding DNA topoisomerase (ATP-hydrolyzing) subunit B → MQQNYGAENIKVLKGLEAVRKRPGMYIGDTNVSGLHHMIYEVVDNSIDEAMAGYCDTIDVELTREGSAIITDNGRGIPVDMHPTEKISAATVVLTVLHAGGKFDKDTYKVSGGLHGVGVSVVNALSKKLVVNIKRDGKLHRQEFSKGVPQSDLEVIKTTNRTGTQVEFWPDDSIFEVTEFNDEILTKRFRELAYLNPKITINFKDQRNGRSESFHYEGGLESFVTDMNKNEAVSKAVSFSGGEEDVLVDFALMYNDTYSENLLSFVNNIKTPDGGTHEAGFRAGLTRVITNYIAANAAAREKDTKITGEDIREGLIAVVSVKVPEPQFEGQTKGKLGSSYVKPIVQKMVFEVLSKYFEENPIEARAIMEKALMAARGREAAKKARDLTRKKEGLNIGTLPGKLADCQSKDPAISELYLVEGDSAGGSAKQGRDRVFQAILPLKGKILNVEKSRLDKILKSDEIKNMITALGCGIGDEFDAERLRYHKIIIMTDADVDGSHIQTLLLTFFFRFLHKVVENGHIYLAQPPLYRYKKGKKEIYLKDEKALNEFLIETGIEGVEFEGIGNADLIDFLKIVAAYRSVLKELEKRFSVISAVRYMIENPDIVSKSYGEIYEILKNYLEAQGHNILNSYVSEEEARIYVQTESGLEELLVNENLFTNPLYEEALYISQKIKERGVELKGDVLDVLEEIEKNAKKGAYIQRYKGLGEMNPEQLWETTMNPENRRLLKININDAVSASDTFNLFMGDEVEPRRNYIQEHAKDVKHLDV, encoded by the coding sequence ATGCAGCAAAATTACGGCGCGGAAAATATTAAAGTTTTAAAAGGGCTAGAAGCGGTTAGAAAACGCCCCGGTATGTATATCGGAGATACCAACGTAAGCGGCCTACATCACATGATCTACGAGGTCGTCGATAACTCCATAGACGAAGCGATGGCGGGTTACTGCGATACGATAGACGTAGAACTAACGCGCGAAGGCTCTGCTATCATCACCGATAACGGACGCGGTATACCGGTAGATATGCACCCTACGGAGAAAATTTCAGCAGCTACGGTCGTTTTAACCGTACTTCACGCGGGCGGTAAATTTGACAAAGACACTTATAAGGTTTCAGGCGGTCTGCACGGCGTCGGCGTTAGCGTCGTAAATGCGCTTTCAAAAAAACTGGTCGTAAATATCAAACGCGACGGCAAACTACACAGACAAGAATTTTCAAAAGGTGTCCCGCAAAGCGACCTAGAAGTTATAAAAACCACGAATAGAACGGGAACTCAGGTAGAGTTTTGGCCGGATGACAGCATTTTTGAGGTTACGGAATTTAACGATGAAATTTTAACCAAACGTTTTCGCGAGCTAGCCTATCTAAACCCGAAAATCACGATAAATTTCAAAGATCAAAGAAACGGTAGAAGCGAGAGCTTTCACTACGAGGGTGGACTTGAGAGCTTTGTAACGGATATGAATAAAAACGAAGCCGTAAGTAAAGCGGTATCTTTTAGCGGCGGCGAAGAGGACGTTTTAGTTGATTTTGCGCTGATGTATAACGATACTTATAGCGAAAATTTACTAAGCTTCGTAAATAATATCAAAACCCCTGACGGCGGTACGCACGAAGCGGGATTTCGCGCGGGTCTAACTCGCGTGATAACAAACTATATCGCAGCAAACGCCGCAGCTCGCGAAAAAGACACGAAAATCACCGGCGAAGATATTCGCGAAGGCCTAATTGCGGTAGTTAGCGTAAAAGTTCCCGAGCCGCAGTTTGAAGGCCAAACAAAGGGAAAACTAGGCTCAAGCTACGTAAAACCGATCGTTCAAAAGATGGTTTTTGAGGTACTTAGCAAGTATTTTGAAGAAAATCCGATCGAAGCTCGCGCGATAATGGAAAAAGCGCTGATGGCGGCGCGCGGACGCGAAGCTGCCAAAAAAGCTCGCGATCTAACGCGTAAAAAAGAGGGTCTAAACATAGGAACTCTGCCCGGTAAATTAGCCGACTGTCAGAGTAAAGATCCAGCTATCAGCGAGCTTTATCTGGTGGAGGGCGACTCTGCGGGTGGCTCGGCTAAACAAGGACGCGATAGAGTATTTCAGGCGATTTTGCCTCTAAAAGGTAAAATTTTAAACGTCGAAAAATCGCGCTTAGATAAAATTTTAAAATCAGACGAAATAAAAAATATGATAACCGCGCTAGGTTGCGGTATTGGCGACGAATTTGACGCTGAGAGGCTTCGCTACCACAAAATCATCATCATGACCGATGCCGACGTAGACGGTAGCCACATCCAGACTCTGCTTTTAACTTTTTTCTTTAGATTTTTACACAAAGTCGTGGAAAACGGCCACATCTATCTAGCCCAGCCGCCGCTTTACCGCTATAAAAAGGGTAAAAAAGAAATTTATCTAAAAGACGAAAAAGCCCTCAATGAATTTCTAATCGAAACCGGTATCGAAGGGGTTGAGTTTGAAGGTATCGGAAACGCTGATCTTATAGACTTTTTAAAGATAGTCGCGGCTTATAGAAGCGTATTAAAAGAGCTTGAAAAGCGTTTTAGCGTGATTTCTGCGGTTAGATATATGATTGAAAATCCAGACATCGTCTCAAAAAGTTACGGCGAGATTTATGAAATTTTAAAAAATTATTTAGAGGCACAGGGGCACAATATCCTAAACTCATACGTCAGCGAAGAAGAAGCGCGAATTTACGTGCAAACTGAAAGCGGCTTAGAAGAGCTTTTGGTAAATGAAAATTTATTTACAAATCCGCTTTACGAGGAAGCGCTTTATATTAGCCAAAAGATAAAAGAGCGCGGCGTCGAGCTAAAAGGCGACGTGTTAGACGTGCTAGAAGAGATCGAGAAAAATGCCAAAAAAGGCGCTTATATCCAGCGCTATAAAGGTCTTGGCGAGATGAATCCCGAGCAACTTTGGGAAACTACGATGAATCCGGAAAACCGCCGTTTGCTAAAAATAAACATAAACGATGCCGTAAGTGCGTCAGATACGTTTAATCTCTTCATGGGCGACGAGGTAGAACCTAGAAGAAACTATATACAAGAGCACGCAAAAGACGTGAAACATTTGGACGTGTGA